From the Silurus meridionalis isolate SWU-2019-XX chromosome 5, ASM1480568v1, whole genome shotgun sequence genome, one window contains:
- the LOC124386259 gene encoding neuronal acetylcholine receptor subunit beta-2-like isoform X1 has protein sequence MAARMEKGLCLLFLTTALCAEVEERLINYLLSPERYNKLIRPAVNKSQQVTIAIQVSLAQLISVNEREQIMTTNCWLSQVWNDYRLTWNPNEYEGVVKVRLPSLHIWLPDIVLYNNADGTYEVSFYSNALVSSNGEVAWLPPAIYKSACKIEVRNFPFDQQNCTLKFSSWTYDHTEIDLVLLSDFASRDDFKPSGEWDIVSLPARKNEDPDDLTYLDVTYDFIIKRKPLFYTINLIVPCILISSLAILVFYLPSDCGEKMTLCISVLLALTVFLLLISKIVPPTSLAVPLIGKYLMFAMVLVTFSIVTSVCVLNVHHRSPSTHTMPLWVRGFFLHRLPALLFMRRPGSSNIHEKFRRKHKHRSFSEKTTKREQKAQSDTTFFVNKNSKTLNWKIRDMQDDTEIRRRLAVKCSGEVEEAMEGVRYIADKIKSEDDDEAIIEDWKYVAMVIDRLFLWIFVLVCVSGTVGLFMQPLVKSYNTPMDDNTE, from the exons ATGGCTGCTCGGATGGAAAAAGGACTTTGCCTGCTTTTCCTCACCA CGGCGTTGTGCGCCGAGGTGGAAGAGCGATTAATTAACTACCTCCTTTCTCCCGAACGCTACAACAAGCTCATACGACCTGCAGTGAACAAAAGCCAGCAGGTGACCATCGCCATCCAGGTGTCTCTAGCTCAGCTCATCAGTGTG AATGAAAGGGAACAGATTATGACCACCAACTGCTGGCTCTCTCAG GTGTGGAATgattacagattaacatggaACCCAAACGAGTACGAAGGGGTTGTGAAAGTCCGTCTTCCATCACTGCACATATGGCTGCCAGACATCGTCCTCTACAATAA TGCTGATGGGACATACGAGGTCTCTTTCTACTCCAACGCTTTGGTTTCCAGCAATGGTGAGGTTGCTTGGTTGCCCCCAGCCATCTATAAAAGTGCTTGCAAGATCGAGGTGCGAAACTTTCCATTCGACCAGCAAAACTGCACGCTGAAGTTCAGCTCGTGGACGTACGACCATACAGAGATCGACCTGGTCCTGCTCTCAGACTTCGCGAGCCGAGATGACTTCAAACCCAGTGGCGAGTGGGACATTGTGTCACTTCCTGCCCGCAAGAACGAAGACCCAGATGACCTCACCTACCTGGATGTCACTTACGACTTCATTATCAAGCGCAAGCCACTGTTCTACACCATCAACCTGATCGTTCCCTGCATTCTAATCTCCTCTTTGGCCATCTTAGTTTTCTATTTGCCTTCAGACTGTGGAGAGAAGATGACCTTGTGTATCTCAGTCCTCCTGGCTCTAACTgttttcctcctcctcatctccaAGATTGTGCCTCCAACCTCGCTGGCTGTGCCGCTCATCGGCAAGTATCTGATGTTCGCCATGGTGCTGGTGACTTTCTCCATCGTCACCAGCGTGTGCGTCTTGAACGTTCATCACCGTTCTCCTAGCACACACACCATGCCTCTATGGGTCAGAGGCTTCTTCTTGCATCGTCTGCCAGCTTTGCTGTTCATGCGAAGGCCTGGCTCCTCCAATATCCACGAGAAATTCAGACGTAAGCACAAACATCGCTCGTTCTCCGAGAAGACCACTAAAAGAGAGCAGAAAGCACAGTCAGATACAACGTTCTTTGTGAATAAGAACTCCAAAACCCTGAACTGGAAAATCAGAGACATGCAGGACGACACAGAGATCCGTAGACGTCTAGCGGTGAAGTGTTCGGGGGAAGTGGAGGAGGCCATGGAGGGCGTGAGATACATCGCAGACAAGATAAAgagtgaggatgatgatgaagcg aTCATTGAGGACTGGAAATATGTGGCGATGGTCATAGACCGGCTTTTCCTCTGGATTTTTGTGTTGGTTTGTGTTTCTGGAACTGTTGGTCTCTTCATGCAGCCTCTGGTTAAGAGCTACAACACTCCAATGGATGACAACACAGAGTGA
- the LOC124386259 gene encoding neuronal acetylcholine receptor subunit beta-2-like isoform X2, with product MTTNCWLSQVWNDYRLTWNPNEYEGVVKVRLPSLHIWLPDIVLYNNADGTYEVSFYSNALVSSNGEVAWLPPAIYKSACKIEVRNFPFDQQNCTLKFSSWTYDHTEIDLVLLSDFASRDDFKPSGEWDIVSLPARKNEDPDDLTYLDVTYDFIIKRKPLFYTINLIVPCILISSLAILVFYLPSDCGEKMTLCISVLLALTVFLLLISKIVPPTSLAVPLIGKYLMFAMVLVTFSIVTSVCVLNVHHRSPSTHTMPLWVRGFFLHRLPALLFMRRPGSSNIHEKFRRKHKHRSFSEKTTKREQKAQSDTTFFVNKNSKTLNWKIRDMQDDTEIRRRLAVKCSGEVEEAMEGVRYIADKIKSEDDDEAIIEDWKYVAMVIDRLFLWIFVLVCVSGTVGLFMQPLVKSYNTPMDDNTE from the exons ATGACCACCAACTGCTGGCTCTCTCAG GTGTGGAATgattacagattaacatggaACCCAAACGAGTACGAAGGGGTTGTGAAAGTCCGTCTTCCATCACTGCACATATGGCTGCCAGACATCGTCCTCTACAATAA TGCTGATGGGACATACGAGGTCTCTTTCTACTCCAACGCTTTGGTTTCCAGCAATGGTGAGGTTGCTTGGTTGCCCCCAGCCATCTATAAAAGTGCTTGCAAGATCGAGGTGCGAAACTTTCCATTCGACCAGCAAAACTGCACGCTGAAGTTCAGCTCGTGGACGTACGACCATACAGAGATCGACCTGGTCCTGCTCTCAGACTTCGCGAGCCGAGATGACTTCAAACCCAGTGGCGAGTGGGACATTGTGTCACTTCCTGCCCGCAAGAACGAAGACCCAGATGACCTCACCTACCTGGATGTCACTTACGACTTCATTATCAAGCGCAAGCCACTGTTCTACACCATCAACCTGATCGTTCCCTGCATTCTAATCTCCTCTTTGGCCATCTTAGTTTTCTATTTGCCTTCAGACTGTGGAGAGAAGATGACCTTGTGTATCTCAGTCCTCCTGGCTCTAACTgttttcctcctcctcatctccaAGATTGTGCCTCCAACCTCGCTGGCTGTGCCGCTCATCGGCAAGTATCTGATGTTCGCCATGGTGCTGGTGACTTTCTCCATCGTCACCAGCGTGTGCGTCTTGAACGTTCATCACCGTTCTCCTAGCACACACACCATGCCTCTATGGGTCAGAGGCTTCTTCTTGCATCGTCTGCCAGCTTTGCTGTTCATGCGAAGGCCTGGCTCCTCCAATATCCACGAGAAATTCAGACGTAAGCACAAACATCGCTCGTTCTCCGAGAAGACCACTAAAAGAGAGCAGAAAGCACAGTCAGATACAACGTTCTTTGTGAATAAGAACTCCAAAACCCTGAACTGGAAAATCAGAGACATGCAGGACGACACAGAGATCCGTAGACGTCTAGCGGTGAAGTGTTCGGGGGAAGTGGAGGAGGCCATGGAGGGCGTGAGATACATCGCAGACAAGATAAAgagtgaggatgatgatgaagcg aTCATTGAGGACTGGAAATATGTGGCGATGGTCATAGACCGGCTTTTCCTCTGGATTTTTGTGTTGGTTTGTGTTTCTGGAACTGTTGGTCTCTTCATGCAGCCTCTGGTTAAGAGCTACAACACTCCAATGGATGACAACACAGAGTGA